A portion of the Lacibacter sp. H375 genome contains these proteins:
- a CDS encoding endonuclease/exonuclease/phosphatase family protein: MKKFIFFIFTILISVQLLNAQTPLRVMTFNIRLNTSSDSLNAWPYRKDKVSSQILFHKIELLGVQEALHDQMIDLQQRLPQFKYTGGGRDDGKTKGEYSAIFYDTTKMQLLSASMFWLSETPTVTGSKGWDAAITRIVTWAKFKDRRTKKIFFAFNTHFDHMGKIARRESAKLVLQKVKEIAGSTPAVITGDFNAEPGDEPIQVIVDKRNPLHLTDAKQLSQAPHYGPTGTFTGFQTKERNDQPIDYIFLKGSWKVLTHAAISQTWGGRFASDHFSVIAELQFK; this comes from the coding sequence ATGAAAAAATTCATCTTTTTCATTTTTACAATTCTCATAAGTGTACAACTGCTGAATGCACAAACTCCCCTGCGTGTGATGACGTTCAATATCCGTCTCAACACTTCATCTGACAGTTTGAATGCATGGCCCTACCGTAAAGACAAAGTTTCTTCGCAAATATTATTTCATAAGATTGAATTATTGGGTGTGCAGGAAGCATTGCATGATCAGATGATCGACCTGCAACAACGTTTACCACAGTTCAAATACACAGGTGGTGGCAGAGACGATGGAAAAACTAAAGGAGAATACTCTGCCATTTTTTATGACACAACAAAAATGCAATTACTTTCAGCAAGTATGTTCTGGTTAAGTGAAACACCCACCGTTACTGGCAGCAAAGGCTGGGATGCAGCCATTACACGTATTGTAACATGGGCAAAATTTAAAGACCGCAGAACAAAAAAAATCTTCTTTGCTTTTAACACACACTTCGATCATATGGGGAAAATTGCACGTAGAGAAAGTGCAAAACTGGTACTACAGAAAGTAAAAGAAATTGCCGGCTCCACTCCTGCTGTTATTACGGGTGATTTTAATGCAGAACCGGGCGACGAACCGATACAGGTGATCGTTGATAAAAGAAACCCTCTTCATTTAACCGACGCTAAACAACTTTCACAAGCACCGCACTATGGACCAACAGGCACCTTCACCGGCTTTCAAACCAAAGAACGCAACGATCAACCCATCGATTATATTTTTCTGAAAGGCAGCTGGAAGGTATTAACGCATGCTGCTATTTCGCAAACATGGGGCGGTCGTTTTGCAAGTGATCATTTTTCAGTGATAGCTGAATTACAGTTTAAATAA
- a CDS encoding outer membrane beta-barrel protein: MRFILGFVCLFLSLHLIAQVPGGGRPGGGGQMNIGRFYGKIVDSKTNKPIDAASVQLYQNRVDTATKTRKELLVNGQLTKANGDFSLEGLSPMGNYKLLVTAIGFKTIEQTISFGLKPGGAAEDMMAMLDKDLGNIKLETDVQQLSEVVVTADKPTLQLGIDRKIFNVEKNIVSQGGTGVDVMRNVPTVNVDIDGNITMRNSAPQIFVDGRPTVLTLDQIPADAIQSIELITNPSAKFDASGGQSAIINIVLKKNRRVGYSGSVRVGVDMRGRVNGGGDINIRQGKVNFFANIGLNQRKGIGFGETDRNNFGDNVANKLFTRNRNISEGMFNFGRAGFDFLLDNRNTLTISGNFGGGNFDLLDQNYIRYDSTYSTPKTIYEYRETNGMNKFRNAGASISYKYNFPRAGREWTADVNYNKSRSENDQSIDFTKWFDKDWTNVYIPKQNQINNGGGNNSFVVAQTDYTDPINENMKIEAGLRTQIRLFESFQNVFNNGLAQTGLSNRFEYVDYVHAAYASFSQKIKKANLNYQVGLRAESSKYEGEQVGKPGTFNNQFPLALFPSVFLSKALEGKQDLQLNYSRRINRPSFFQLLPNTDISDIFNYQTGNPNLKPEFTNSLELTYQKTYGEKNNTFLATLFGKQTNNLISRYQNREQIGNTKDTAVISTWVNADRSYAAGLELVFRNTVSKWWEINYNVNVYYSKIDGSSVLPELKNERTSYTIKLNNSFRLGKGWSMQLSGDYNSRSILPVSSGGGGGRGGRGGGGFMGGGGFGGGAVSTTQGYIDDNYYVDFGVRKEFKIKKNTAFVSLNWSDVFSTRRNNVFSESQYFDQYSWRRRDPTFVRVNFNYRFGKFDASLFKRKNTRSEGGGDEMQMQ; this comes from the coding sequence ATGAGATTCATCCTAGGTTTTGTTTGTTTATTCCTCAGTCTACATTTAATTGCACAGGTTCCCGGCGGCGGTCGTCCCGGTGGCGGTGGCCAAATGAATATTGGTCGTTTTTATGGCAAGATTGTAGATTCAAAAACAAATAAGCCGATTGACGCAGCGTCAGTTCAACTCTACCAAAACCGGGTTGACACAGCTACGAAAACAAGAAAAGAGCTTTTGGTAAACGGACAATTAACGAAAGCCAACGGCGATTTCAGTCTTGAAGGATTGAGTCCCATGGGTAATTATAAATTATTAGTTACGGCCATAGGTTTTAAAACAATTGAACAAACTATCAGTTTTGGTTTGAAGCCAGGAGGTGCAGCAGAAGATATGATGGCCATGCTCGATAAAGATCTTGGCAACATCAAATTAGAAACCGATGTGCAGCAATTAAGTGAAGTTGTTGTAACGGCTGATAAACCTACATTACAGTTAGGCATCGATCGTAAAATATTTAATGTTGAAAAAAATATCGTTTCACAAGGTGGAACCGGTGTAGATGTTATGCGTAACGTACCAACAGTAAATGTTGATATTGATGGCAACATCACCATGCGTAACAGTGCACCACAAATTTTTGTGGATGGCCGCCCCACTGTATTAACACTTGACCAGATTCCTGCTGATGCTATTCAAAGCATTGAACTCATCACAAACCCTTCTGCAAAATTTGATGCGAGTGGTGGTCAATCTGCCATCATCAATATTGTATTAAAGAAGAACCGTCGTGTAGGTTACAGTGGCAGTGTTCGTGTAGGTGTTGATATGCGTGGCCGGGTGAACGGCGGTGGCGATATTAATATTCGTCAAGGCAAGGTAAACTTCTTTGCAAATATTGGATTGAATCAACGTAAAGGCATTGGCTTTGGTGAAACAGACCGTAACAACTTTGGCGATAACGTGGCAAATAAACTCTTTACACGGAACCGCAATATCAGTGAAGGTATGTTCAATTTTGGTCGTGCAGGTTTTGATTTCCTGCTCGATAACAGAAACACACTTACAATTTCGGGCAATTTTGGTGGCGGTAACTTTGACCTGCTCGATCAGAACTATATCCGATACGATTCAACATACAGTACCCCAAAAACCATTTACGAATACCGTGAAACAAACGGTATGAATAAATTCCGCAATGCTGGTGCATCTATCAGTTATAAATATAATTTCCCGCGCGCCGGAAGAGAATGGACAGCCGATGTAAACTACAATAAGAGTAGAAGTGAAAATGATCAATCAATTGATTTCACGAAATGGTTCGATAAAGATTGGACAAATGTTTACATCCCTAAACAAAATCAAATCAATAATGGAGGTGGAAACAATAGCTTCGTTGTAGCACAAACAGATTATACTGATCCCATTAACGAAAACATGAAGATAGAAGCTGGGTTACGCACACAGATCCGCTTATTTGAGAGTTTCCAGAATGTTTTTAATAATGGACTTGCTCAAACGGGCTTAAGTAATCGCTTTGAATATGTAGATTATGTTCATGCTGCTTATGCAAGCTTTTCGCAAAAGATCAAAAAAGCAAACTTGAACTACCAGGTTGGTTTGCGTGCAGAAAGTTCAAAATACGAAGGCGAGCAAGTTGGCAAACCGGGAACATTTAATAACCAGTTTCCATTGGCATTGTTCCCGAGTGTATTTTTATCAAAAGCATTAGAAGGAAAACAAGATCTGCAGTTGAACTACAGCCGTCGTATCAATCGTCCAAGCTTCTTTCAGCTATTGCCGAATACTGATATCAGCGACATCTTCAATTACCAAACCGGTAATCCAAATCTGAAGCCTGAGTTTACAAATTCATTGGAGTTGACTTATCAAAAAACATACGGCGAGAAAAACAATACGTTCCTTGCTACTTTGTTTGGAAAGCAAACCAATAATCTTATTTCACGTTACCAGAACAGGGAACAAATCGGTAATACAAAAGATACAGCTGTTATCAGTACATGGGTGAATGCCGACAGAAGCTATGCAGCGGGACTTGAACTTGTTTTCCGTAACACAGTAAGCAAGTGGTGGGAGATCAACTACAATGTAAACGTTTACTACTCTAAGATCGATGGCAGCAGTGTGTTGCCTGAGTTGAAAAACGAACGCACCAGTTATACGATAAAACTTAATAACTCATTCCGCTTAGGTAAAGGTTGGAGCATGCAGTTGAGCGGCGATTATAATTCACGCTCGATCCTGCCAGTATCATCTGGCGGCGGTGGTGGACGTGGCGGCCGTGGTGGCGGTGGCTTTATGGGTGGTGGCGGATTTGGCGGTGGCGCTGTTTCAACCACACAAGGTTATATTGATGATAACTACTATGTTGATTTTGGTGTTCGTAAAGAATTTAAGATCAAAAAGAATACAGCTTTCGTATCATTAAACTGGAGCGATGTATTCAGTACACGTCGTAATAATGTGTTTTCTGAATCACAATATTTTGATCAATACAGCTGGAGAAGAAGAGACCCCACATTTGTACGTGTTAACTTCAACTACCGTTTTGGTAAGTTTGATGCTTCACTTTTCAAACGTAAGAATACACGTAGCGAAGGTGGTGGTGATGAAATGCAGATGCAATAA
- a CDS encoding helix-turn-helix domain-containing protein: protein MYIRFKQKNFKTWIQELSQVTGIKAKHSLLTLTETFGNGYCFADSIDRTFSYVMMDVELNSDCTLHRVSNNQMGLLIFFNQTQISDYIRLRHKKDSLTDSLNKKRSNIFVSSTNTELEVNYRAGSKLKRLGIYLSPQWIADHFDANTKLQVELLTSQGLELIEKLPINQEIQEKLNRIFDTQLSSEPDRLALKSRIILLLEYFFSTYLNESLVIKNKKIIPDEDITRLRSIEALLVNEETEKFPSIIKLARIAQMSSTKLKQRFKQVYGYRLYEFYNKQRLEKARELITRGVTPKEAGYTIGFSDVSNFTKAFKKEYGFTPGTLFEKSTKSMQ, encoded by the coding sequence ATGTATATTCGTTTTAAACAGAAAAATTTTAAAACCTGGATACAGGAGCTGAGCCAGGTCACTGGCATCAAAGCAAAACACAGCCTGCTTACGTTAACTGAAACCTTTGGCAACGGTTATTGCTTTGCTGACAGTATAGACCGCACATTCTCCTATGTAATGATGGATGTTGAGCTGAACAGTGATTGCACTCTGCACCGTGTCAGCAACAACCAAATGGGTTTACTGATTTTCTTCAACCAAACACAGATCAGCGATTATATCCGACTTCGACATAAAAAAGATTCGCTTACCGATAGCCTCAACAAAAAACGCAGTAATATTTTTGTTTCATCTACAAATACAGAACTGGAAGTGAACTATCGTGCCGGTTCAAAATTGAAGCGGCTGGGTATTTATTTATCACCCCAATGGATAGCCGATCATTTCGATGCCAACACCAAACTCCAGGTTGAATTACTAACCAGCCAGGGACTTGAGCTGATCGAGAAACTTCCCATCAACCAGGAAATACAAGAGAAACTAAACCGCATTTTTGATACACAACTTAGCAGCGAACCTGATAGACTTGCTTTGAAAAGCAGGATCATACTGTTGCTTGAATACTTTTTCAGCACCTACCTGAATGAATCACTGGTGATCAAAAACAAAAAGATCATACCAGATGAAGACATCACACGCCTCCGTAGTATTGAGGCGCTGCTTGTAAATGAAGAGACAGAAAAATTTCCATCGATTATTAAATTGGCACGTATCGCTCAAATGAGCAGCACCAAACTAAAGCAACGCTTTAAACAGGTTTATGGTTATCGCCTATATGAATTCTACAATAAGCAACGGCTGGAAAAAGCAAGAGAATTAATTACCCGTGGCGTAACACCTAAAGAAGCAGGCTACACAATTGGCTTTAGTGATGTGTCAAACTTTACCAAAGCATTTAAAAAAGAATACGGTTTTACACCGGGAACGTTATTTGAGAAATCAACTAAATCCATGCAGTAA
- a CDS encoding RibD family protein, with amino-acid sequence MKPYVICHMLGSVDGRIKQNIWGFKDHHKYFEEPASKIKADAWLVGRKTMQEFCSKKKHKLEKPKEKIAKEDFVAAKVARQYAVVIDPSGKCFWDTNMVSTEQVIEVLSEEVSSTYLAHLRSKNVSYIFGGRKELDLALVLKKLNKHFGIKRVRIDGGGHVNGSFLKAGLIDEFSLVLAPLADGTIGAPTVFEAEEGYGKRKATHFTLKSVKRIYNDFLWLRYITKRGKQ; translated from the coding sequence ATGAAGCCATACGTTATTTGCCACATGCTTGGTTCGGTCGACGGACGTATTAAACAAAACATCTGGGGATTTAAAGATCATCATAAATACTTTGAAGAACCGGCATCGAAAATAAAAGCAGATGCATGGCTCGTGGGTCGTAAAACCATGCAGGAATTTTGCAGCAAAAAGAAACACAAGCTCGAAAAGCCGAAAGAAAAAATTGCAAAAGAAGATTTTGTTGCAGCAAAAGTTGCCAGGCAATATGCAGTTGTCATTGATCCGTCGGGTAAATGTTTTTGGGATACCAATATGGTTTCTACCGAACAGGTAATTGAAGTGTTGAGCGAAGAGGTAAGCAGCACTTACCTGGCACACCTGCGCAGTAAAAATGTGTCGTACATTTTTGGCGGCAGGAAAGAACTCGATCTTGCATTGGTGTTGAAAAAACTAAACAAACATTTTGGTATTAAACGTGTGCGTATTGATGGTGGCGGACATGTAAACGGTTCGTTCCTGAAAGCAGGACTGATTGACGAATTCAGTTTAGTATTAGCACCACTAGCCGATGGCACCATTGGTGCACCAACCGTTTTTGAAGCAGAAGAAGGTTATGGCAAACGCAAGGCAACACACTTTACATTAAAATCGGTAAAGCGTATTTACAACGACTTTTTGTGGTTGCGTTACATAACCAAACGTGGTAAACAGTAA
- a CDS encoding DUF445 domain-containing protein produces MNYWLILIPVISAFIGWVTNWVAIKMLFHPRNPVNVLGIRIQGIFPKRQEQFAEKLGKLVSRELLSFSDIEEKISNPENLKKVLPMVETHIDHFLRVKLGESMPMISMFIGDKTIEKLKVTFMEELEILFPKVMKDYTNTLKQQLDLEHIVTEKVKAFSGDKLEEILYQVMAKEFRFVEIIGGVLGFLIGILQVLLTLLTQ; encoded by the coding sequence ATGAATTACTGGCTTATACTGATTCCTGTTATTTCTGCTTTTATTGGATGGGTTACTAACTGGGTAGCAATTAAAATGCTTTTTCATCCACGAAATCCTGTTAACGTGTTGGGAATTCGTATTCAAGGTATTTTCCCAAAACGCCAGGAACAATTTGCCGAAAAGCTGGGAAAATTAGTTAGCCGGGAGCTTCTCTCTTTCTCTGATATAGAAGAAAAGATCAGCAATCCTGAAAATCTGAAAAAGGTGTTACCGATGGTTGAAACACATATCGACCATTTTTTGCGGGTGAAGCTCGGCGAAAGTATGCCCATGATCAGCATGTTTATTGGCGATAAAACCATTGAAAAGCTGAAAGTTACTTTTATGGAAGAACTGGAAATCCTATTCCCGAAAGTGATGAAAGATTATACCAACACCCTCAAACAGCAACTTGATCTTGAACATATTGTAACTGAAAAAGTAAAAGCTTTCTCAGGCGATAAGCTTGAAGAAATCCTTTACCAGGTTATGGCCAAAGAGTTCAGGTTTGTCGAGATCATCGGCGGTGTACTCGGCTTTCTGATTGGCATATTACAGGTGCTCCTCACCCTTCTTACGCAATAG
- a CDS encoding CRTAC1 family protein, giving the protein MKYYKITAFLCTLVMLVGSCRTSSSNREMIDLLQSIDTYENNPENPFSPEAILRFSDSLLNTSLAKDDVMKFKYRKATALLQLGQEQKAVDVFQELLTATPASETGQRRFLMKDLAMAYLRLGERTNCVRNHSAESCIFPISMAGVHLDKTGSQKAIELYQQLLTDDPGDLESRWLLNIAYMTIGTYPQQVPAAMLLKIAQEDTLTRMKPFIDVAANIGVNINNQAGGSIVDDFNNDGYDDIITSSWSLKEPMHYSRNNWDGTFTDVSDSSGLGYFTGGLNMMQTDYNNDGFKDIFVLRGGWKESFGNEPNSLLRNNGDGTFTDVTKASGLLSIHPTQTAAWADFNNDGWLDVFIGNESIQGAEERNISELYINNKNGTFTQQAALADCNIRDFVKGVTSGDYDNDGKMDLFISTMNGKKYLFKNETVKNGPVKFKEVTRLAKLNDVTRTFPGWFFDYDNDGWLDILVCGYEFTKSLAYYAAAEAMQSNDIQGNSGKVILYRNNHDGTFENVSDKMGLNNIAFAMGSNFGDIDNDGYLDFYLGTGNPSFRSLVPNKLFRNSSGTKFTDVTTSARVGNLQKGHGVSFADLDNDGDQDIYIEMGGAYSGDAYENSLYLNPGQNNNHWIRITLEGTSSNRAAIGAKMKVTFKENNKERSVYREVNSGGSFGSNPLRQHIGTGQASVIDKIEIHWPATNQTQVFKNIPAGLNIKIKEGASNFTTYKLAQYDFQQLKTGLIPCRPTP; this is encoded by the coding sequence ATGAAATACTATAAAATCACAGCTTTTCTTTGCACACTTGTAATGCTAGTGGGCTCATGCCGCACTTCGTCTTCTAACAGGGAAATGATTGATCTTCTGCAATCAATAGATACCTATGAGAACAACCCTGAAAATCCCTTTTCTCCTGAAGCAATTTTGAGATTTAGCGATTCATTGCTCAATACGTCTCTGGCAAAGGACGATGTAATGAAGTTTAAATATAGAAAAGCAACGGCCCTGTTACAGTTGGGGCAGGAACAAAAAGCCGTTGATGTCTTCCAGGAATTGTTAACTGCAACACCGGCTTCCGAAACAGGGCAGAGGAGATTTCTTATGAAAGACCTGGCCATGGCTTATTTGCGGTTGGGAGAAAGAACAAATTGTGTTCGCAATCACTCTGCTGAATCCTGCATTTTTCCTATTTCAATGGCGGGTGTACATCTTGACAAAACCGGTTCACAAAAAGCAATTGAATTATATCAACAACTGTTGACGGATGATCCCGGCGATCTTGAATCAAGATGGCTTTTAAACATAGCTTACATGACCATTGGCACATATCCGCAACAGGTGCCTGCTGCAATGTTGCTGAAAATTGCACAGGAAGATACGCTTACCCGTATGAAACCTTTTATTGATGTTGCTGCTAATATTGGCGTAAACATAAATAACCAGGCAGGTGGCAGTATTGTAGATGATTTTAATAATGATGGTTATGATGATATTATTACAAGCAGTTGGTCGCTGAAAGAACCGATGCACTATTCCAGAAATAATTGGGACGGCACATTTACAGATGTTTCCGATTCTTCAGGACTGGGCTACTTCACCGGCGGGTTAAACATGATGCAGACCGACTACAACAACGATGGGTTTAAAGACATATTTGTATTACGTGGAGGCTGGAAGGAAAGTTTTGGAAACGAACCAAATTCATTGTTGCGAAATAATGGAGACGGAACGTTTACCGATGTTACCAAAGCCAGCGGTTTGTTATCAATTCATCCTACACAAACAGCTGCATGGGCCGATTTTAATAATGATGGATGGCTCGATGTATTTATTGGCAATGAATCGATACAGGGAGCAGAGGAGAGGAACATTTCAGAATTATACATCAATAACAAAAACGGAACCTTTACTCAACAGGCAGCATTAGCCGATTGCAATATAAGGGACTTTGTAAAAGGTGTTACTTCAGGCGACTATGATAATGATGGTAAGATGGATCTCTTTATTTCAACCATGAACGGGAAAAAATACTTATTTAAAAACGAGACCGTTAAAAACGGCCCGGTTAAATTTAAAGAAGTAACACGGCTGGCTAAATTAAACGACGTTACCCGCACTTTTCCCGGTTGGTTTTTCGACTATGATAATGACGGTTGGCTCGATATTCTCGTTTGCGGTTATGAGTTCACGAAATCCCTGGCTTATTACGCAGCCGCAGAAGCCATGCAGTCGAATGATATTCAGGGTAACTCCGGTAAAGTAATATTATACAGAAATAATCACGATGGTACGTTTGAAAATGTGTCTGATAAAATGGGATTAAACAATATCGCATTTGCAATGGGTTCTAATTTTGGCGACATAGACAACGATGGGTATCTCGATTTTTATCTTGGAACGGGCAACCCCTCGTTCAGATCCTTAGTGCCGAATAAATTATTTCGAAATAGCAGCGGCACAAAATTTACAGATGTCACAACGTCTGCAAGGGTAGGTAATTTGCAAAAAGGACATGGCGTATCTTTTGCCGATCTTGATAATGACGGTGACCAGGATATTTATATTGAAATGGGAGGTGCATATTCCGGAGATGCTTATGAAAACTCTTTGTACCTCAATCCCGGGCAAAACAATAACCATTGGATAAGGATAACATTAGAAGGAACAAGTTCTAACCGGGCGGCCATTGGAGCAAAAATGAAAGTAACCTTCAAAGAAAATAATAAAGAAAGATCTGTTTACAGGGAGGTAAATTCGGGAGGAAGTTTTGGTTCTAATCCTTTACGCCAGCATATCGGCACAGGCCAGGCTTCCGTTATTGATAAGATAGAAATTCATTGGCCGGCTACCAATCAAACACAAGTCTTTAAAAACATTCCTGCGGGCTTAAATATTAAGATCAAAGAGGGTGCTTCAAACTTCACTACTTATAAACTTGCTCAATATGATTTTCAACAATTAAAAACAGGATTAATTCCATGTAGGCCAACTCCGTAA
- a CDS encoding NAD-dependent epimerase/dehydratase family protein, with protein MQTATTPMRVIVTGASGMVGEGVLHECLNSHLVREVIVLGRKSCGVTHTKLKEILHSNFHDLSPVADQLIGFDACFFCAGVSSVGKKEEEFYHLTYALTMHVAETLAKQNNNITFCYVSGAGTDSSEKGRLMWARVKGKTENDLMKLPFAQVYNFRPGIIEPGKGLKNTIKMYNYFMWLLQIVKRINKNSVVSLAEIGQAMINAATKGYKKQILEVKDIKELAAS; from the coding sequence ATGCAAACAGCCACAACACCCATGCGTGTAATTGTAACAGGAGCAAGCGGAATGGTAGGCGAAGGTGTGTTACACGAATGCCTCAATAGTCATCTTGTAAGAGAAGTAATAGTGCTTGGACGGAAGAGTTGTGGCGTTACACATACAAAGCTGAAAGAAATACTGCACAGTAATTTTCATGATCTCTCTCCAGTTGCCGATCAATTGATAGGATTCGATGCCTGCTTCTTTTGTGCAGGTGTATCATCTGTTGGAAAAAAAGAAGAAGAGTTTTACCATCTTACCTATGCACTCACCATGCATGTTGCTGAAACATTGGCAAAACAAAACAACAACATTACTTTTTGTTATGTTTCAGGTGCCGGTACCGACAGCAGTGAAAAAGGCCGCCTCATGTGGGCAAGAGTAAAAGGCAAAACTGAAAATGACCTGATGAAACTTCCATTTGCACAAGTGTATAATTTCAGGCCGGGAATTATTGAGCCTGGCAAAGGCTTAAAGAATACCATTAAAATGTATAACTATTTTATGTGGCTGTTACAGATTGTAAAACGCATCAATAAAAATTCTGTGGTGAGTTTGGCAGAGATTGGTCAGGCAATGATAAATGCAGCAACAAAAGGTTACAAAAAACAAATACTGGAAGTGAAAGATATTAAGGAACTTGCTGCATCTTAA
- a CDS encoding toll/interleukin-1 receptor domain-containing protein, which translates to MGQSVLVFISHSSEDKEALVEPIVTDLESCYINVWLDKSKILPGDNLRKSIFRDGLDKADVVLIFFTRNSLKSSWVDREIKHVLRDETKKGNNFDLNKIISIFDCQETYNEIAERYPELTDDLLHLMPVNYSKIQLGQLISAIWSKYLSLQGGDVATQRLLLEKDKEIFQKDKENQELKNQIEQDGHSSEYANKTAEFKAILDSGVLKQFIGDKNKILSGGLIFPNEIKGTAEAMALGLIKDNPSDDRCISISEKGKEFFKWYLFENAKKATE; encoded by the coding sequence ATGGGACAATCTGTTTTAGTTTTTATTAGTCACTCTTCGGAGGACAAAGAGGCTCTTGTGGAGCCTATCGTGACCGACCTAGAAAGCTGTTATATTAATGTTTGGCTTGATAAGAGTAAAATATTACCTGGTGACAATTTGAGAAAGTCAATATTCAGAGATGGGTTAGACAAAGCAGATGTCGTATTAATTTTCTTTACTCGAAATTCATTAAAGTCCTCATGGGTTGACAGAGAGATTAAACATGTTCTAAGGGATGAAACAAAAAAAGGCAACAATTTTGATTTGAATAAAATCATTTCAATATTTGATTGCCAAGAAACTTACAACGAAATTGCAGAAAGATATCCTGAATTAACTGATGATTTACTTCATTTAATGCCCGTAAATTATTCTAAGATTCAACTCGGACAGTTAATTTCTGCAATATGGAGCAAATATCTATCATTACAAGGCGGTGATGTCGCAACTCAACGACTTCTTCTTGAAAAGGACAAAGAAATATTCCAAAAAGATAAAGAAAATCAGGAGTTAAAGAATCAAATAGAACAGGACGGACACTCTAGTGAGTATGCAAATAAAACAGCTGAGTTCAAAGCAATTCTGGATTCTGGTGTCTTAAAGCAATTTATTGGAGATAAGAATAAAATACTTAGTGGAGGGTTAATTTTTCCTAATGAAATTAAGGGAACAGCTGAAGCTATGGCATTAGGCTTAATAAAGGATAACCCATCTGACGACAGGTGCATATCTATTTCTGAGAAAGGAAAAGAATTTTTTAAATGGTATCTTTTTGAAAATGCAAAGAAAGCTACAGAATAG